A genomic region of Salvelinus namaycush isolate Seneca chromosome 7, SaNama_1.0, whole genome shotgun sequence contains the following coding sequences:
- the LOC120050972 gene encoding ubiquitin carboxyl-terminal hydrolase 12, with amino-acid sequence MEILMTVSKFASFCTMGANASALEKEIGSEQFPVNEHYFGLVNFGNTCYCNSVLQALYFCRPFREKILAYRSQPRRKENLLTCLADLFHSIANQKRKVGVIPPKKFITRLRKENELFDNYMQQDAHEFLNYLLNTIADLLQEERKQDKTNGRLANGSLDSQNHNSNTPPPSTWVHEIFQGTLTNETRCLTCETISSKDEDFLDLSVDVEQNTSITHCLRGFSNTETLCSEYKYYCEECRSKQEAHKRMRVKKLPMILALHLKRFKYMEQLQRYTKLSYRVVFPLELRLFNTSGDATNPERLYDLVAVVVHCGSGPNRGHYIAIVKSHDFWLLFDDDIVEKIDAQAIEEFYGLTSEISKNSESGYILFYQSRD; translated from the exons ATGGAAATCCTAATGACAGTTTCCAAATTTGCCTCTTTTTGTACCATG GGCGCCAATGCCTCCGCTCTGGAGAAAGAGATTGGCTCAGAGCAGTTCCCTGTCAACGAGCACTACTTCGGCTTGGTCAAC TTTGGGAACACCTGCTACTGTAACTCGGTGCTGCAGGCTCTGTACTTCTGCCGTCCATTCCGGGAGAAGATCCTGGCCTACCGCAGCCAGCCCCGACGCAAGGAGAACCTGCTGACCTGCCTGGCCGACCTGTTCCACAGTATCGCCAACCAGAAGAGGAAGGTGGGAGTCATACCACCCAAGAAGTTCATCACGCGCCTACGCAAGGAGAATG AGCTGTTCGACAACTACATGCAACAGGATGCCCATGAGTTCCTGAACTACCTGCTCAACACCATTGCTGACCTgctgcaggaggagaggaagcagGACAAGACCAACGGCCGTCTAGCCAATGGCTCGCTCGACTCCCAGAACCACAACAGCAACACCCCGCCCCCCTCCACCTGGGTCCATGAGATCTTCCAGGGAACCCTCACCAACGAGACCCGCTGCCTCACCTGCGAAACG ATCAGCAGCAAAGACGAAGACTTCCTGGACCTGTCAGTGGACGTGGAACAGAACACCTCCATCACACACTGTCTCAG GGGGTTTAGTAACACAGAGACTCTCTGCAGTGAGTATAAGTACTACTGTGAAGAATGTAGAAGCAAACAGGAGGCACACAAAAG GATGCGTGTGAAGAAGCTGCCTATGATCCTGGCTCTACACCTGAAGAGGTTTAAGTACATGGAGCAGCTGCAGCGTTACACCAAGCTGTCCTATCGTGTCGTCTTCCCTCTGGAGCTCCGCCTCTTCAACACCTCAGGAGACGCAACCAATCCTGAGAGACTCTACGACCTGGTCGCTGTCGTGGTGCATTGTGGGAG TGGCCCAAACCGAGGACACTACATCGCCATTGTGAAGAGTCATGACTTCTGGCTGCTGTTTGATGACGACATTGTAGAG AAGATAGACGCCCAGGCCATAGAGGAGTTCTATGGCCTCACCTCTGAGATCTCCAAGAACTCTGAGTCAGGCTACATCCTCTTCTACCAGTCCAGAGACTGA
- the LOC120050606 gene encoding G-protein coupled receptor 12-like, which produces MSNDYEASVTPSWLTSDPTVWSSSRDGFTDNATYPPMDSFPPLPPLLVNPWDILLCSSGTLIACENALVVLVIWQNPALRAPMFLLIGSLALADLLAGLGLVLHFTLAYLLRSDLAQLLTLGLVVASFSASVFSLLAITIDRYLSLYYALTYNSERTAAFTYTMLVLLWGLSLCLGLLPVTGVNCLAEESTCSVVRPLTKNNVAVLSVSFLLLFGLMLQLYVQICKIVMHHAHQIALQHHFLSASPHYVTTRNGVATLAIILGTFAACWMPFTVYSLVADYTYPPLYTYATLVPATYNSVINPVIYAFRNQDIQKALWLVCCGCIPARVAHRARTPSHV; this is translated from the coding sequence ATGAGCAACGACTATGAGGCATCAGTCACTCCCAGCTGGCTGACCTCTGACCCCACTGTCTGGTCCAGCAGCAGAGACGGATTCACAGACAACGCCACTTACCCACCTATGGACTCCTTCCCCCCGCTGCCCCCTCTCCTGGTCAATCCCTGGGACATCTTGCTGTGCTCCTCAGGGACCCTCATCGCCTGTGAAAACGCCCTGGTGGTACTGGTGATCTGGCAGAACCCGGCTCTGCGTGCCCCCATGTTCCTGCTGATCGGCAGCCTGGCCCTGGCTGACCTCCTGGCTGGTCTGGGCCTGGTGCTCCACTTCACCTTGGCCTACCTGCTGAGGTCTGACTTGGCCCAGCTGCTGACTTTGGGTCTGGTGGTGGCCTCCTTCTCAGCCTCCGTCTTCAGCCTGCTGGCCATCACCATAGACCGTTACCTGTCACTCTACTACGCTCTGACCTACAACTCAGAGCGCACCGCCGCCTTCACCTACACCATGCTGGTCCTCCTCTggggcctgtctctctgtctgggccTACTTCCCGTCACAGGGGTGAACTGCCTGGCAGAGGAGTCGACGTGCAGCGTGGTGCGGCCCCTGACTAAGAACAACGTGGCGGTGCTGTCCGTATCCTTCCTCCTGCTGTTCGGCCTCATGCTGCAGCTGTACGTGCAGATCTGTAAGATTGTCATGCACCACGCCCACCAGATCGCCTTGCAGCATCACTTCCTGTCCGCCTCGCCCCACTACGTCACAACCAGGAATGGCGTGGCCACGCTGGCCATCATCCTGGGGACGTTTGCCGCCTGCTGGATGCCCTTCACCGTCTACTCACTGGTCGCCGACTACACGTACCCACCTCTCTACACATACGCCACCCTGGTGCCCGCCACCTACAACTCAGTCATCAACCCAGTGATCTACGCCTTCAGGAACCAGGACATCCAGAAGGCTCTGTGGCTGGTGTGTTGTGGCTGTATACCGGCCAGGGTGGCCCACAGGGCCCGGACCCCCAGCCACGTCTGA
- the LOC120050336 gene encoding 60S ribosomal protein L21: MTNTRGKRRGTRYMFSRAFRKHGPIPLSTYMRIYRKGDIVDIKGTGTIQKGMPHKCYHGKTGRVYNVTQHAVGIIVNKQVKGKILAKRINVRIEHVKHSKSRDSFLQRVKENEKRKVEAKQKGTWVELKRQPTAPRDARFVSTKGNEPQLLEPIPYEFMA; encoded by the exons ATGACCAACACAAGAGGCAAGAGGAGGGGGACGAGGTACATGTTCAGCCGGGCCTTCCGCAAGCATG GCCCCATTCCCTTGTCTACATACATGCGTATCTACAGGAAGGGAGATATCGTTGACATCAAG GGTACAGGTACCATCCAGAAAGGAATGCCTCACAAGTGCTACCACGGCAAGACGGGTAGAGTCTACAACGTAACCCAACATGCTGTTGGCATCATTGTCAACAAGCAGGTCAA GGGTAAGATCCTGGCCAAGAGGATCAACGTGCGTATTGAGCATGTGAAGCACTCTAAGAGCAGGGACAGCTTCCTGCAGCGCGTCAAGGAGAACGAGAAGAGGAAGGTGGAGGCCAAGCAGAAGGGCACCTGGGTGGAACTGAAACGCCAG CCCACGGCTCCTCGTGACGCCCGCTTCGTCAGCACCAAGGGCAACGAACCCCAGCTGCTGGAGCCCATCCCTTATGAGTTCATGGCATAA